The following proteins come from a genomic window of Vanessa tameamea isolate UH-Manoa-2023 chromosome 6, ilVanTame1 primary haplotype, whole genome shotgun sequence:
- the LOC113393469 gene encoding endocuticle structural glycoprotein SgAbd-2-like: protein MKSFVVLAALVAMTYAAPQFQYQPQPQYQNQVIPIIRQNQEINPDGSYQYSYETGNGIAAQEQGYLKNAGIKDAEAQVAQGSFSYTSPEGVPITLNYIADENGFRAEGAHLPTPPPTPDSILRSLQLIASSPQNQYQQGFRG from the exons atgaaatcg TTCGTCGTACTAGCCGCCCTTGTGGCAATGACCTACGCGGCCCCGCAGTTCCAATATCAACCACAGCCTCAGTATCAGAATCAAGTGATTCCGATCATCAGACAGAATCAGGAGATCAATCCCGATGGATCCTACCAATACAG CTATGAAACTGGCAACGGTATTGCTGCACAAGAACAAGGTTACCTGAAGAATGCTGGAATTAAAGATGCCGAGGCACAGGTCGCTCAAGGTTCATTCTCCTACACCTCACCTGAAGGTGTCCCAATTACACTGAACTACATCGCTGACGAGAACg gttTCCGTGCCGAAGGTGCTCATTTGCCTACCCCTCCTCCCACTCCTGATTCGATCCTTCGCTCCCTTCAATTGATAGCATCTAGTCCCCAAAACCAATACCAACAAGGTTTCCGTGGTTAA